The Sulfurospirillum sp. UCH001 genome segment AAGTTCTTTAGTAAAAAGACCTTTCCCACCGATTTTTGCTAAAGGGGTATCAAGGATTTTATCACCTTTTGTCATCATTACAGACAACTCAACTTCTAGACCAGGATGCGCTTTTTCAAGCTCAGCTTTAACATGTTCTGATTGCCAAAGAGCAAGTTTACTACCACGTGTTGCAATAACTAATTTTTTCATTTTGTCTCTTTTATAAAATTTCTGTAACTTCGTTTACTATCATCTTTTTTGCCATCAAAATAGATGGTAGGTGTGCCATTAACCATTAAGTTAGTAGCGAGGTCTTGGTCATCGTTTAATTGTTTGAGAATATGTGCTTGATTAATTTGCTCAACCGTAAAGTTTTTATTGAGTGCTTTGTTAAAAATGTCTAGAACGACTTTCTCATCGCTCTCTTTGATATCAAAAAACTCTTTATACACTTTTGCGACAATTTCTTTATCGCCCTTCTCTTCTGCTAGGATCATTGCTTTTACAAGCGTTGGAGCCGCAGGATGAATATTGAGTGGGAAATGATAATAAAAAAGAGCAAATGTTTCAGGATTTTTCTGTACATCCGCAATAACTTCAGGAATAAAATCCATACAGAAAGGACACAAAGGGTCACTGAAAACAACAATTTTATGAGGGGCATTGAAATTTCCAGCTAAAAGATGCTCTTTGTTATACGCTCGGACATCCATATCAAGCGAATACCTTCCTTTAAGGCTTCTGCCACTATTAATGTCTGCAAAATCTTTACTCAAAATCTTTCCATTGGTAAATACAATGTCATTAACAGACAGTTTTTTCCCCTCTTGCTTTGTCAGCATAAGATCAATACGCACAAAATAGACCATCCAACCAGCGAGATCTTTCATCTCCTCTTTTTTGAGAATGACGACTTTATCGAATGTATAGCTCTCGTTAGGTGCAATTGCTTTTTGTAAAAATGTCGTTACTTTTTGATCGAGTTCAGCATTGACATCAGCCGCAAATAGAGAAAAACTACTTAAGGCGATGATTATCGTCAATAACTTCAACATCAATGATCTCATCTTCATTTCCTTGTCTAAAATGGTGTGGAGGATTTTCCTCTTTATCGTGAAAAAATTTTGAAACAAACAACGTTACAATAGAGCTAAATTGCAGCAAAAGACCTACAATATCACCTAAAAAACCAGGCAATATCAATAAAATAGCTCCAACAATCGTCCACAGGTTTAAGCGTTGAAATGATTCAATACTAATCTCTCCTTGCATCAATGCATTAAGATTTTGCATAAGTGTTATACGCATATTGGCAAGTAATATAAGTCCTATAACTGCAGATAAGACAAGTTCAGCAAAAGTTGCAACTGCACCTATGGCCGAAGCCATATTAACACTTACCATCACCTCAAAGAAGAGATAGATCAAAAAGTATTTCACGCTAAAAGTTCCTTCAATTTTGCAAGAGCTTCTTCTTTTTTGACAACTATTTTTTCTAATGTTTTACGCTCAACGATCTCTACAAAACCCTCTTCAAGTTCTTTACCAACAATAAGCGCATACGGTAATCCGATAAGTTCATAATCTTTCATTTTAAAGCCAAAACGCTCATTTCTATCATCAAGAAGTACACTTAATCGCTCAGCTTTTAGAACGTTATAAATACTCTCAGCATAGGCACTCTGCGCTTCATCTTTGCTGTTTGAAACAATGATATCAAGTAGATATGGAGCGGTTTGTTTATTCCAAATACATCCCTTCTCATCGTGACTTGCTTCGATCATTACCGCAACTAAGCGACTCACACCAATACCGTAACATCCCATATAAAACGGCTGTGCTTTACCATTTTTATCTAAAAAGGTTGCGCCCATTGCTTTTGCATATTTTTGTCCGAGTTGAAAAATGTGCCCTACTTCAATACCTTTAGTGATTCCAAGTTCTCCGCCACAACATGCACAACGATCACCTGCTTTGACACTCACTAAATCTTTATAACGATCCTCTTTGAAGTTGAACATTGAAACACCTACCATATGGAAGTCTGTTTCATTGGCGCCACAAATAAGGTTTTTAGCCTCTTTTAATTCTAAATCTATGTAAAATTTTACACATTCTAATCCGACAGGCCCAATAAATCCTGCTTTTAAGCCTGCACGTTCGACTTCCTCAAGGCTTGCATCGACAAGATCAAGTGCACCACATGCATTTTGAGCTTTCGTCTCTTGAAGTTCATCATTACCTCTTACAAAGAAGACAATAACATCTTCTTTATCGACATAGATTGCTTTTTTTACGACTGCTTTAATACTATAAAATGGGTCAACTTTGAAAAAGTTACAGACATCTTCAATCGTTTTCATATCGGGAGTTTTAAATTTAGAGAGATTTGCTTCAGGTGCATCCGCACTTGTTGTTTTAGGAGCACGTTTTGCTGCTTCAATATTGGCAGCGTACGAGCATTGTTGACACACAACGATGTCATCTTCTCCATTTTGTGCCAAAACCATAAACTCTTTACTACCACTACCACCGATAGCACCACTATCTGCTTCAACAGCTCTAAAGTTCAGTCCTAAACGTGTAAAGATTTTGGTATAGGTTTTTTCCATAACGTCAAACTCTTTTTTCATACACGCTTCATCTTCATGAAAACTGTAACCATCTTTCATCGTAAATTCACGACCGCGAAGTAGTCCAAAACGAGGACGCGCTTCATCACGGAATTTGGTTGTTATTTGGTATAAATGAAGAGGGAGTTGTTTGTAACTATTGATACGATTGCGAACAACATCGACAACAACCTCTTCATGTGTCGGTCCTAAAACAAATTCGTTCTCTTTTCGATCTTTAAAACGGCATAACTCTTTGCCAAATACATCATAACGTCCACTTTGTTTCCAAAGTTCAGCAGGTGTGACCACATCCATTTGGATCTCTTGAGCACCTGTTTCATCCATCTCTTCTTTGACAATATTTTTGATTTTGTCAAAAACGATTTTTCCCATCGGCAAAAAGTTATACAGTCCACTTCCTACTTGAGAGATAAAACCGCCACGCACCAAGTATTGATGGCTTGGAAGCGTTGCATCTTTAGGTGCTTCCTTTGTTGTTGGTGCATACAGTTTTGAAAATCTCATTTTATTCCCCCCATTTGGTATTCACATTTATACATATTGATTCGTTTTGTTTGGTCTTCATTAATGTTAAAAATATATTGAACGGCTTGAACAATCGTATCTGCTTCTGGTTTTTCTGCAACTTCTTTGAGATTTTTTGTAGCAGAGTGTAAAAAGGAGTTAAACGCATGATGCAATACTTTAGAAACTTGATCTTGTAATTCTTCAGGAATGTACCCTTTTTTGACTGCTTTTTCTAACTCTTGCATAGAACACTCTTTCGCATGATCACGGATCTCTTTAATGATTGGATCAACACACATGCTTTGCAACCATTTAAAGAAGTCCATTGTTGAGCGACCAACAATAGAATAAGCAATTTTTGCTTGCTCTTCACGAAGTGACATATTTTTATTGACAATTTCTTCAAGGTCATCAACTGCATATACATGCAAATTAGCATGATCTTTGACATCAATATCGCGAGGTACTGCTATATCAAACCAATAACGTGAGAACTCTCTCTCTTCAACCATATCATCTGTAATAACACTATGAGGTGCACCTGTAGCACTAAAAACTAAACGGTAACGGTTGATAAACTCTGTAAGCTTAGAATACGGAGCTGTTGTAGCAAGCTCTCCTAATTCTGTTGCTAAAGCTTGAGCATGCTCTAAATTACGATTAATAATAATAACATTGACACCGTTTGAGACAAGGTGTTTTGCCGCTAACTGACTCATTTCACCAGCACCAACAACCAAGGCGCTTAGTCCACCAATGCTACCTAAGAGATCTTTTGCTTTATTGACAGCTACACTTGATACCGAAACAGGACTTTTTGAGATATCAGTACGGCTGCGCACTTCAGCAGCACAGCGAAACGCATGGTGCATTGCTCGACCGAGTTTTTGTCCACAATAATTGTTTTCAAACGCAAATTTAAACGCTTCTTTAAGTTGTCCTGCGATTTGAGTTTCACCAATAACCAAGCTGTCCAATGAAGAGCAAACGGTAAAAAGATGGTGAATCGCGCCATTATCCTCATAAATATCTGCTCTGCCTTCTAATTCCTCACGCTCTATTCCCGAAACATGACTTAAAAGATCAAACGAATCGCTTAATGCTGAGGCACATTCTGTTACACTTGCGATCACTTCAACACGATTACAGGTTGAAAGTAAAATCACTTCATTTACAGCAGCACAGCTTTTCAATGTTCCCATAAAGTGGCGACATTTTTCTTCTGAATTGAATGCTAATTTTTCACGAATGCTAATATCTGTATTTTTGTGTGTGAAACTAATAGTGAGATAGTGCATATTAAAAATTCCTCTCGATCATCTCTTTTATAATGGAGCTTAAGCCAACATCTTCTTCTTTCTCAATCACTGCTAATGCTTCTAACCCTAATTTTCTTGCATAGAAAATGGAGTCTTCCAATGCTTTTGTTTCATGCATTTTTGACTTAATCCACTCTTTTTGTGCATCGTTAAGTTCTTGTTGGAACAAAGACAGAAGTTGTGTTTGGTCGCCATGAGAAAGTCTTTGATAAAGATAAAGATATGGAAGCGTTGTTTTTCCTTCTTTAAAATCATTAAGTGAAGGTTTACCAAGAGTCTCGCTTGATTGGGTAATATCTAAAATATCGTCTATGATTTGGAAAGCAAGCCCTAAATTTTTGCCGTATAAAGCGTAAATATCGCCATCTTTTCCTGCCAATAAAGCAGCGGCTTTTGCAGAAGCTTCAATCAATGAAGCTGTTTTTTTGTAGATCATATCAAAATAACGCTCTTCACTATCGTTAAATGTATTTGAGAGTTCAACATCTAGAAGCTCACCTACTGAGAGTAACGCAACCGCATGAGAAATGCTGTAAGCAACATCTTGAGGCATAAAAGTAAGTTCACTAAAGCCTTTTGAATACAAAATATCACCGAGCATAATCGCTGTTTTATTGCCAAAAAGCGCATTGATCGAATCCTCACCACGTCTTGTGAATGCATCATCAATCACATCATCATGAAGCAAACTTGCCGCATGAATCAACTCAACAATCGCTGCTAATTTCAACGAAGCATCGCTCACTCCAGCAATTTTCAAAATTAACTTTGCGCGTAAACGTTTACCTTTAGGAACTCTATGAAAGAGCTCAACACTGCGTGCGTCGCCTAAAGAAGCGACCATCTCTACCATTAAATTTTCAACTTTTCCTAGCACCTGCAATCCTACGGTTTCTTTTTAGGTTTAAACTCAACTTCTAAACGTTGCTGATTATCTTCTATAAATATATCTAAAATTGCCTCTTTATTTCTTTTATCGAACTCAGTAAAGACAATTCTTGCATATGTTTTAGAAAGTATCTTATTCTCTCCATCTGGCAAAAGAGGTATAACAATACTCTCTAAAGGGTATTTCTGCTCTAGTACATACTGCGTTGGGTAACCTCTATAGTTGACAAGAAGCGTCAACATATTATTGGTAAAGAGTGTCCAACGAAGTTTGAGCAAATACTCATTATTAGGGTTGTCTGCTGTTGGTTTTTTTGTAACCTCTTTGTGGTTGATTAAAACCAGCCCTACTTCATCTTTTTTGAGAACGAACTTATGTTCGTATTCATACTCAATTTGTGCAAACAATGAAGTTGAACACAACAATACCCCAAAAAACAAACACCGTATTTTATTCATTTTGAGTTAATATTTCCCCAACAGAACTGATAAAAAGATCATTATTATGCTCAACAACAGTATCCAAATCTTCTGTCAGCACTGTGCGAATCATTCCTTCTAAGGCATCAACTCCTACTTGCTTTTCAAGTAAAATTTCCATAGCGCTGTAACGATCGACAATTTCTAAAAGTTTTGTCTTTACAAGTTCGCGGTTAGCATTAAAGAGGATGTCAAAGAACTTGCTCTTAGGGCTCCCCATAAAAAAGTCATCTTCATCTTCATATAACATCAACTTCTCCTATACTTAAAAAAAATGATTATAGCACAGTAAAACTTGCCTCATCTGAAAAATGGACGCTAGATTTGAGAATTTAAAAGAGATTATAGAGCTAACACAATGTTAGTGAGAAAAAATATATCACATAAAAAATAGTTAAAAATATGTCCTAAATATCGATATTTACATATAATTTTATGTATAATAATCTCTATAATTTTTTCTGTTAGTTTCTTTATATTTCATTGGGATTTGCGTATTATTTTCTATTTAATGCGTTTTTTATATTCTATAGATCATTATTCATTTTGCCCTCCTCTTTCTAAAAAATCAATCTCTACTTTTTTAATCATTAGTTTTTTGATAAAGTTACTTGACATTAGAAAAAAAATAGTCTATACTTTCAGCAACAAAACAAAAAAAGGATTTGAAATGAATCAAGAAACTCTCGCTTTACATTATGGATATGACAAGCAACAGTTTGGAACAATGTCAGTTCCTGTCTACCAAACAACAGCATATGATTTTGGAAGCGCAGAGACTGCTGCAAATCGTTTTGCTTTAAAAGAGTTAGGACCTATTTATACACGTCTTAATAACCCAACAACAGATGTTCTTGAAGCTAGAATAGCAGCTGTTGAAAATGGTGAAGCCGCTATTGCTACAGCGAGCGGACAAGCAGCGATCTTTTTTGCCATTGCAAATCTTGCTGAAGCGGGTGATAACATCATTGTTGCTAAGAAAATTTATGGTGGAGCTACAACGCTTTTAACACACACCATTAAACGTTTTGGCATTAAAGCTAAAGTGTTTGATAGTGATAGTGCTGATGACTTAGAAGCATTGATCGATGAGAAAACAAAAGCAATTTTCTTTGAAACACTTTCAAACCCACAAATTGCAATTCCAAATATCGAAAAAATCGTCGAAGTTGCTAAAAAATATAACATTATTACCGTTGCAGATAACACCGTTGCAACCCCTATTCTCTTCCAACCACTTAACCATGGCATTGATGTAAGCGTTCATAGTGCGAGTAAATACATCTCTGGTCAAGGAAGCGCCATTGGTGGTTTAGTCGTTGAGGCAAAAGGGCTTAATGCAAAACTCATTGGCAACCCACGTTACCCACAATTCAACGAACCAGATGAGAGTTACCATGGATTGGTCTATGCAACATTACCATTCCCTATCTTTTCACTCAGAATTCGTCTTTCACTGATTCGTGACATTGGAGCAACGATTGCACCGTTTAACTCTTGGTTACTCATTCAAGGACTTGAGACACTTTCTCTTCGTGTGAAAGAGCATTCACGCAATGCTTATAAAGTGGCATCATTCTTAAAATCGCACCCAAAAGTCAAAAAAGTCTCTTATCCTGGACTTGAGAGTGATCCTTTACATACAAGAGCAAAACAGTACTTCAAAGATGCTCAAACATCAGGACTGTTAAGCTTTGAAGTGGAAGATTTTGAATTTGCAAAACATATCTTAAATTCAACAAAAATCTTCTCAGTCGTTGTGAATATTGGTGACTCTAAGTCTATTATCACGCATCCAGCAAGTACTACACATCAACAGCTCTCTGCTGATGAGTTAGAAAAAGCAGGTGTCAAAGCTGGACTTATTCGCCTTAGTATCGGTCTTGAAAATGCAGATGATTTGATCGAAGATCTTAAAATCGCGCTCGGGTAAGGAGAAAAGTATGTCACTACTCTCAACCAAAGGAATGTATGGCTTAAGTGCCATGTACCAGCTCTTTTTATCGAAGAGCAACAAACCATTACAAATTAAAGAGATCTCAGCACGTGCTGAGATCCCACAAAACTACCTTGAACAACTTTTAATTCTACTACGTCAAGCAGGCTTGGTCAGTAGCGTTAGAGGTGCTTATGGTGGCTATTTGTTAGCAAAAAATGCTGAGGATATTTTGATCAAAGATATTCTTATCGCCCTTGAAGGCAATCTTGTTGTTACAGACGTTGACGTAAAAGACCCAGTTCTTCGTATTTTCTATGAAGAGAGCAATCATAAAATCCAAGAGATTTTCAATGTGCCCTTATCAGAATTTGAAGTCTATTCACAACGTCTTAGTAACCAATTAAACTATAGCATCTAAATCTAATTAAAGGAGATTCCTATGTATGCAAAAAACGTAACAGAACTTATCGGTAACACTCCACTTGTAAAACTTAACCATGCATCAAATGCATCGAATGCTTTAGTGCTTGGAAAATGTGAATTTTTGAATCCATCACATTCAGTAAAAGATCGTATCGGTTTCAACATGATTAAAACAGCCCTAGATAAGGGCTTAATTGATAAAAATTCAATTATTATTGAGCCTACCAGTGGAAACACAGGTATTGGTTTAGCAACCGTGTGTGCAAGTCTTGGTTTAAAACTTATTTTGACAATGCCAAGTTCAATGAGCTTAGAGCGCCGTAAACTCTTAGCAGCACTAGGTGCAGAACTTGTTTTAACAGAACCAACATTAGGCATGAGAGGCGCTGTTGAAAAAGCAACTGAGCTTTCAAAAGAGACACCGAACTCTTTTGTACCACAGCAATTTGCCAATGAATCAAACCCAGCAATCCACTATGCAACCACAGCAGAAGAGATCTGGAAAGATACCGATGGTAAAGTTGATATTTTTGTTGCAGCGGTAGGAACAGGTGGAACGATTACAGGAACAGGAAAAAGACTAAAAGAGCTTAATCCAAATATTAAAATTATTGCTGTTGAGCCAGACACTTCACCCGTTCTTTCAGGAGGAAACCCTGGACCACACAAAATTCAAGGTATCGGTGCAGGATTTGTTCCAGCTGTCCTTGATACAAAAGTGTATGATGAGGTTGTAAAAGTCAGTTATGAAAATGCTATTGAAACATCACGTAATTTAGCGAAACAAGAGGGCTTATTGGTTGGTATTTCAGCAGGTGCCAATGTCTATGTTGCGTCAGCTATCGCACAAAAAGCAGAAAACAAAGGTAAAACTATTGTTACCATTTTATGTGATACAGGCGAGCGTTATTTAAGTGCAGGCTTGTACGAATACAAAGAGTCGTGAAAACGACTCTTTATTTTTTTACCTCTACTTTTTTTACTCTCCACTTTAACAGATTTTATGGTACTATTTCCCCAATACAAAAGGGGTATATAAACTCATGAAAAGAGTACCTAGCATTTTGCTTAAAAAGCCTATTTTACTAGGAACAATAACCT includes the following:
- a CDS encoding thioredoxin domain-containing protein, which produces MRSLMLKLLTIIIALSSFSLFAADVNAELDQKVTTFLQKAIAPNESYTFDKVVILKKEEMKDLAGWMVYFVRIDLMLTKQEGKKLSVNDIVFTNGKILSKDFADINSGRSLKGRYSLDMDVRAYNKEHLLAGNFNAPHKIVVFSDPLCPFCMDFIPEVIADVQKNPETFALFYYHFPLNIHPAAPTLVKAMILAEEKGDKEIVAKVYKEFFDIKESDEKVVLDIFNKALNKNFTVEQINQAHILKQLNDDQDLATNLMVNGTPTIYFDGKKDDSKRSYRNFIKETK
- a CDS encoding FxsA family protein; this encodes MKYFLIYLFFEVMVSVNMASAIGAVATFAELVLSAVIGLILLANMRITLMQNLNALMQGEISIESFQRLNLWTIVGAILLILPGFLGDIVGLLLQFSSIVTLFVSKFFHDKEENPPHHFRQGNEDEIIDVEVIDDNHRLK
- a CDS encoding proline--tRNA ligase, with protein sequence MRFSKLYAPTTKEAPKDATLPSHQYLVRGGFISQVGSGLYNFLPMGKIVFDKIKNIVKEEMDETGAQEIQMDVVTPAELWKQSGRYDVFGKELCRFKDRKENEFVLGPTHEEVVVDVVRNRINSYKQLPLHLYQITTKFRDEARPRFGLLRGREFTMKDGYSFHEDEACMKKEFDVMEKTYTKIFTRLGLNFRAVEADSGAIGGSGSKEFMVLAQNGEDDIVVCQQCSYAANIEAAKRAPKTTSADAPEANLSKFKTPDMKTIEDVCNFFKVDPFYSIKAVVKKAIYVDKEDVIVFFVRGNDELQETKAQNACGALDLVDASLEEVERAGLKAGFIGPVGLECVKFYIDLELKEAKNLICGANETDFHMVGVSMFNFKEDRYKDLVSVKAGDRCACCGGELGITKGIEVGHIFQLGQKYAKAMGATFLDKNGKAQPFYMGCYGIGVSRLVAVMIEASHDEKGCIWNKQTAPYLLDIIVSNSKDEAQSAYAESIYNVLKAERLSVLLDDRNERFGFKMKDYELIGLPYALIVGKELEEGFVEIVERKTLEKIVVKKEEALAKLKELLA
- the hemA gene encoding glutamyl-tRNA reductase, with amino-acid sequence MHYLTISFTHKNTDISIREKLAFNSEEKCRHFMGTLKSCAAVNEVILLSTCNRVEVIASVTECASALSDSFDLLSHVSGIEREELEGRADIYEDNGAIHHLFTVCSSLDSLVIGETQIAGQLKEAFKFAFENNYCGQKLGRAMHHAFRCAAEVRSRTDISKSPVSVSSVAVNKAKDLLGSIGGLSALVVGAGEMSQLAAKHLVSNGVNVIIINRNLEHAQALATELGELATTAPYSKLTEFINRYRLVFSATGAPHSVITDDMVEEREFSRYWFDIAVPRDIDVKDHANLHVYAVDDLEEIVNKNMSLREEQAKIAYSIVGRSTMDFFKWLQSMCVDPIIKEIRDHAKECSMQELEKAVKKGYIPEELQDQVSKVLHHAFNSFLHSATKNLKEVAEKPEADTIVQAVQYIFNINEDQTKRINMYKCEYQMGGIK
- a CDS encoding polyprenyl synthetase family protein; the encoded protein is MLGKVENLMVEMVASLGDARSVELFHRVPKGKRLRAKLILKIAGVSDASLKLAAIVELIHAASLLHDDVIDDAFTRRGEDSINALFGNKTAIMLGDILYSKGFSELTFMPQDVAYSISHAVALLSVGELLDVELSNTFNDSEERYFDMIYKKTASLIEASAKAAALLAGKDGDIYALYGKNLGLAFQIIDDILDITQSSETLGKPSLNDFKEGKTTLPYLYLYQRLSHGDQTQLLSLFQQELNDAQKEWIKSKMHETKALEDSIFYARKLGLEALAVIEKEEDVGLSSIIKEMIERNF
- a CDS encoding DUF2018 family protein, producing MLYEDEDDFFMGSPKSKFFDILFNANRELVKTKLLEIVDRYSAMEILLEKQVGVDALEGMIRTVLTEDLDTVVEHNNDLFISSVGEILTQNE
- a CDS encoding O-acetylhomoserine aminocarboxypropyltransferase/cysteine synthase family protein; protein product: MNQETLALHYGYDKQQFGTMSVPVYQTTAYDFGSAETAANRFALKELGPIYTRLNNPTTDVLEARIAAVENGEAAIATASGQAAIFFAIANLAEAGDNIIVAKKIYGGATTLLTHTIKRFGIKAKVFDSDSADDLEALIDEKTKAIFFETLSNPQIAIPNIEKIVEVAKKYNIITVADNTVATPILFQPLNHGIDVSVHSASKYISGQGSAIGGLVVEAKGLNAKLIGNPRYPQFNEPDESYHGLVYATLPFPIFSLRIRLSLIRDIGATIAPFNSWLLIQGLETLSLRVKEHSRNAYKVASFLKSHPKVKKVSYPGLESDPLHTRAKQYFKDAQTSGLLSFEVEDFEFAKHILNSTKIFSVVVNIGDSKSIITHPASTTHQQLSADELEKAGVKAGLIRLSIGLENADDLIEDLKIALG
- a CDS encoding Rrf2 family transcriptional regulator, which gives rise to MSLLSTKGMYGLSAMYQLFLSKSNKPLQIKEISARAEIPQNYLEQLLILLRQAGLVSSVRGAYGGYLLAKNAEDILIKDILIALEGNLVVTDVDVKDPVLRIFYEESNHKIQEIFNVPLSEFEVYSQRLSNQLNYSI
- the cysK gene encoding cysteine synthase A, whose protein sequence is MYAKNVTELIGNTPLVKLNHASNASNALVLGKCEFLNPSHSVKDRIGFNMIKTALDKGLIDKNSIIIEPTSGNTGIGLATVCASLGLKLILTMPSSMSLERRKLLAALGAELVLTEPTLGMRGAVEKATELSKETPNSFVPQQFANESNPAIHYATTAEEIWKDTDGKVDIFVAAVGTGGTITGTGKRLKELNPNIKIIAVEPDTSPVLSGGNPGPHKIQGIGAGFVPAVLDTKVYDEVVKVSYENAIETSRNLAKQEGLLVGISAGANVYVASAIAQKAENKGKTIVTILCDTGERYLSAGLYEYKES